A part of Thermoplasmata archaeon genomic DNA contains:
- a CDS encoding replication factor C large subunit: MTAWTEKHRPKTLEEIVGNPTAVAELRKWADAWQRGRPEKRAVALQGDPGVGKTSAALALANEMGWSVVEMNASDSRNAEAIRTVATRGAVLQTFSDTGEFLTTEKGGRKLIVLDEADNIFGREDKGGVAAIVEMIQETQQPVLLIVNDYYALTRRSASLKRLCKAIKFQGIHDDAMKKILRTIASGEGLDAADDVLDLIVERASGDLRSAINDFESIAIGKKEVLAPATKSLGYRDRELTIFPVIEEILRSGDARRAREAVRNLDETPEDLILWIDQNLAHEFGRPDDLTRGYDVLSRADLFLGRVRRRQSYGLWSYARELMSSGVAVARRGRARGGQLEFPFYLIQMARSRAQRGARNSVAAKFARYLHASQSLVRTDILPVLKALFAGDEELRIQLTAELGLDEREVAFLLDEAEASHAVKHLLEKAAKIARPKARGATAGRLHAFDEGETDDA, encoded by the coding sequence ATGACCGCGTGGACCGAGAAGCATCGGCCGAAGACCCTCGAGGAGATCGTCGGCAATCCGACCGCCGTGGCCGAACTTCGGAAATGGGCGGACGCTTGGCAGCGGGGCCGCCCGGAGAAACGCGCCGTGGCCCTACAAGGCGACCCCGGGGTCGGGAAGACGAGTGCGGCGCTCGCCCTCGCGAACGAGATGGGCTGGAGCGTCGTCGAGATGAACGCCTCGGACAGCCGCAACGCGGAGGCGATCCGCACGGTCGCGACCCGCGGAGCGGTCCTCCAGACGTTCAGCGACACGGGGGAGTTCCTGACGACGGAGAAGGGAGGGCGAAAACTGATCGTGCTCGACGAGGCGGACAACATCTTCGGGCGGGAAGACAAGGGCGGTGTCGCCGCAATCGTCGAGATGATCCAAGAGACGCAACAGCCCGTCTTGCTGATCGTGAACGACTACTACGCGCTCACCCGCCGATCGGCGTCGTTGAAGCGACTCTGCAAGGCCATCAAATTTCAAGGCATTCACGATGACGCGATGAAAAAGATACTCCGCACCATTGCGTCCGGCGAAGGCCTCGATGCGGCGGACGACGTCCTCGACCTGATCGTAGAGCGGGCGAGCGGCGACTTGCGTTCCGCGATCAACGACTTCGAGTCGATTGCGATTGGCAAGAAGGAGGTCCTTGCACCCGCGACGAAGTCACTCGGCTACCGGGATCGGGAGCTCACGATTTTCCCGGTCATCGAGGAAATCTTGCGGTCGGGCGATGCGAGGCGGGCCCGCGAGGCCGTCCGGAATCTTGACGAGACGCCGGAAGACCTCATCCTCTGGATCGACCAGAACCTCGCCCACGAATTCGGCCGGCCGGACGATCTCACGCGCGGGTACGACGTGCTGAGCCGAGCCGACCTCTTCCTGGGTCGAGTCCGTCGGCGCCAGAGCTACGGTCTGTGGTCGTACGCGCGCGAGCTCATGTCGAGCGGCGTAGCGGTAGCCCGGAGAGGACGTGCCCGCGGGGGACAGCTCGAGTTTCCGTTCTACCTGATTCAGATGGCGCGATCCCGGGCGCAGCGCGGCGCCCGGAACTCGGTCGCGGCCAAGTTCGCCCGCTACCTGCACGCGTCCCAGTCGCTCGTCCGCACGGACATCCTCCCGGTCCTGAAGGCCCTGTTCGCCGGGGACGAGGAACTCCGGATCCAGTTGACGGCCGAGCTCGGCCTCGATGAGCGCGAGGTCGCGTTCCTCCTCGATGAGGCGGAGGCGAGCCACGCGGTCAAGCATCTCCTGGAAAAGGCCGCCAAGATCGCCCGCCCGAAGGCCCGCGGGGCGACGGCCGGACGGCTCCACGCATTCGACGAGGGCGAGACGGACGATGCGTGA
- the twy1 gene encoding 4-demethylwyosine synthase TYW1, producing MDPEKKDVLERQGYRIVGEHSGVKLCHWTKASLTKGIGCYKQTFYGIESHRCLQMTPTVDACNLSCQFCWRTQEWGSDSLLGADDPAFIVDESIRAQRELLSGYNGNPNVSRERFLEAWHPSNVAISLTGEPTLYKRLGEMIDEFKRRNMSTFLVTNGTTPSVLRRMRAEGRLPTQLYVTVAAPNEEVYRKLVAPKSDHEFRKLRETLALLPTLPTRTVIRHTLVQGWNLGWEDEYAELDRLAKPMFIECKGYSFVGESRLRLQADNVPSHASIRTFAGRLADRVGYRPAAEREDSRVVLLTRDGRLHPLSG from the coding sequence ATGGACCCGGAGAAGAAGGACGTCCTCGAGCGGCAAGGCTACCGAATCGTGGGGGAGCACAGCGGCGTCAAGCTCTGCCATTGGACGAAGGCCAGCCTGACGAAGGGCATCGGCTGCTACAAGCAGACGTTCTACGGCATCGAGAGCCACCGGTGCCTCCAGATGACGCCGACCGTGGACGCGTGCAACCTGTCGTGCCAGTTCTGCTGGCGCACGCAGGAGTGGGGATCGGACAGCCTGCTCGGAGCGGACGACCCCGCGTTCATCGTGGACGAATCGATCCGGGCGCAACGCGAGCTGTTGAGCGGATACAACGGCAACCCGAACGTCAGCCGGGAACGGTTCCTGGAGGCATGGCATCCTTCGAACGTCGCGATCAGCCTGACGGGCGAGCCGACGCTCTACAAGCGGCTCGGCGAGATGATCGACGAGTTCAAGCGCCGCAACATGTCCACGTTCCTTGTGACGAACGGCACGACCCCGTCGGTCTTGCGGCGGATGCGCGCGGAGGGCCGACTCCCGACGCAGTTGTACGTCACCGTGGCGGCCCCGAACGAGGAGGTATACCGCAAGCTCGTGGCGCCGAAGTCGGACCACGAGTTCCGCAAGCTCAGGGAGACGCTCGCCCTCCTCCCGACCCTCCCCACGCGCACGGTCATCCGCCACACGCTCGTGCAGGGCTGGAACCTGGGCTGGGAGGACGAATACGCCGAGCTGGACCGCCTCGCGAAGCCGATGTTCATCGAGTGCAAGGGCTATAGCTTCGTCGGCGAGAGCCGCCTCCGCCTCCAGGCGGACAACGTCCCCTCCCACGCTTCGATCCGGACCTTCGCGGGACGCTTGGCGGACCGCGTCGGGTACCGACCCGCGGCGGAGCGAGAGGACAGTCGAGTCGTCCTCCTGACCCGGGATGGGCGACTCCACCCTCTTTCCGGCTGA
- a CDS encoding NOG1 family protein yields MFELPSILTADGLLDKAFGRAMKATAKGPDRMTRARNLAIMRVGTAGKAIESTLRGYVKGFPTLDRLPPFYRELVDVLVDVGALKKHLGAVDWAAQKAAEITRQYRRRIGRGPGTDIGALRREAFGRLSSLVHQVSGDLDALVEARRALRKLPSIDPDVPTIVVAGYPNVGKSSFVRAVSSGRPKIADYPFTTKGVSLGHIERGVRRYQILDTPGILDRPMEKRNRMERQAIAALRHLAEAIVFLLDPTETCGYPLDDQVRLLEEVRALFPDVPLVVAENKADLEGPSRGHLRISTLTGAGVGDVLDRVLSTLTSRDPAFALRSASP; encoded by the coding sequence GTGTTCGAGCTCCCGTCGATCCTGACCGCGGACGGCCTCCTGGACAAGGCGTTCGGTCGCGCGATGAAGGCGACCGCCAAGGGCCCGGACCGCATGACGCGGGCGCGGAACCTCGCGATCATGCGCGTGGGGACCGCCGGAAAGGCGATCGAATCGACGCTGCGCGGATACGTGAAAGGATTCCCGACCCTGGATCGGCTGCCGCCGTTCTACCGCGAACTCGTCGACGTCCTGGTCGACGTCGGCGCGTTGAAGAAGCACCTCGGTGCGGTCGACTGGGCGGCGCAGAAGGCGGCGGAGATCACGCGGCAGTACCGCCGCCGGATCGGGCGGGGGCCGGGGACCGACATCGGCGCGCTTCGGCGGGAGGCGTTCGGCCGACTGTCCTCCCTCGTGCATCAGGTGAGCGGGGACCTCGACGCCCTCGTCGAGGCGCGACGGGCCCTTCGAAAGCTCCCGTCGATCGATCCGGACGTGCCGACGATTGTCGTCGCGGGTTATCCGAACGTCGGCAAGAGTTCGTTCGTCCGCGCCGTATCGTCCGGTCGGCCGAAGATCGCCGATTATCCCTTTACGACGAAGGGCGTCTCGCTCGGTCACATCGAACGCGGGGTACGTCGGTACCAGATCCTCGACACCCCGGGGATCCTCGACCGCCCCATGGAAAAGCGGAACCGAATGGAGCGCCAGGCGATCGCCGCGCTCCGGCATCTCGCCGAGGCCATCGTGTTCCTCCTCGATCCGACGGAGACGTGCGGCTACCCGCTCGACGACCAGGTGCGGCTCCTCGAGGAGGTCAGGGCCCTCTTCCCGGACGTCCCGCTCGTCGTCGCGGAGAACAAGGCCGACCTCGAGGGTCCGTCGCGGGGCCACCTGCGGATCTCTACCCTCACTGGCGCGGGGGTCGGGGACGTGCTGGACCGGGTCCTCTCGACCCTCACCAGCCGCGATCCTGCATTCGCGCTTCGATCGGCATCGCCTTAG
- the pdxS gene encoding pyridoxal 5'-phosphate synthase lyase subunit PdxS, with protein sequence MRFGTELLKRGFAKMQKGGVVMDVTNAEQALIAEEAGAVAVMALERVPADIRAAGGVARMADPIKIQEIMDAVTVPVMAKCRIGHEAEARALESLGADMIDESEVLTPADPFFHVNKRAFEVPFVCGARNLGEAVRRVWEGAAMIRTKGEPGTGDVVEAVRHMRLMTQAIAELKSQDNDRLYGIATKFADSFTTLLREVRTAHGQEPVVVHEADVVFAGATLDDIAEGIFQILGEVKKIQRLPVVNFAAGGIATPADAAMMMLMGCDGVFVGSGIFKSENPETRGRAIVDAVAHFDDPSTVAEVSKGIGLAMKGLDAKAMPIEARMQDRGW encoded by the coding sequence CTGCGATTCGGCACGGAACTGCTCAAGCGCGGCTTTGCGAAGATGCAGAAGGGCGGCGTCGTGATGGACGTGACGAACGCCGAGCAGGCGCTGATCGCGGAAGAAGCGGGCGCGGTCGCGGTGATGGCGCTCGAGCGAGTGCCTGCGGACATCCGCGCGGCGGGCGGCGTGGCTCGCATGGCGGACCCCATCAAGATTCAGGAGATCATGGACGCCGTCACGGTCCCCGTGATGGCGAAGTGCCGCATCGGTCACGAGGCCGAGGCCCGGGCACTCGAGTCCCTCGGCGCGGACATGATCGACGAGTCGGAAGTCCTGACGCCCGCCGATCCGTTCTTCCACGTCAACAAGCGCGCTTTCGAGGTCCCGTTCGTCTGCGGGGCCCGCAACCTCGGCGAGGCGGTGCGGCGTGTATGGGAAGGCGCGGCGATGATCCGCACGAAGGGCGAGCCTGGCACCGGCGACGTCGTCGAGGCGGTCCGCCATATGCGCCTCATGACGCAGGCGATCGCGGAGCTCAAGTCGCAGGACAACGACCGGCTCTACGGGATCGCGACGAAGTTCGCGGACAGCTTCACGACTCTTCTGCGGGAGGTCCGGACCGCGCACGGCCAGGAGCCCGTCGTCGTCCACGAGGCCGACGTCGTATTCGCGGGCGCGACCTTGGACGACATCGCGGAGGGGATCTTCCAAATCCTCGGCGAGGTGAAGAAGATCCAGCGACTGCCGGTCGTGAACTTCGCGGCCGGCGGGATCGCGACGCCGGCCGATGCCGCGATGATGATGCTCATGGGCTGCGACGGCGTCTTCGTCGGATCGGGGATCTTCAAGTCGGAGAACCCGGAGACGCGAGGCCGCGCGATCGTCGATGCCGTCGCCCACTTCGACGACCCGAGCACGGTCGCCGAGGTCTCGAAGGGGATCGGCTTGGCGATGAAAGGCCTCGACGCTAAGGCGATGCCGATCGAAGCGCGAATGCAGGATCGCGGCTGGTGA
- a CDS encoding AAA family ATPase, producing the protein MQVVCVTGMPGCGKEEVLSVAQELGFSIVRMGDVVREDARRRGLPITDAAVGGLAHAEREAHGYGVWAERTLPRIQGERVLVDGLRGRAELDVFRKAFGDHLTVVAVHASPTTRYQRMMKRRRMDDAPGNEAFRGRDIRELGWGLGEVIATADVMLVNEGSLEEFRGQARATLERLHG; encoded by the coding sequence GTGCAGGTCGTATGCGTCACCGGGATGCCCGGATGCGGCAAGGAGGAGGTCCTGTCCGTGGCGCAGGAGCTGGGTTTTTCGATCGTCCGCATGGGAGACGTCGTGCGGGAGGACGCCCGACGCCGCGGCCTCCCGATTACCGATGCCGCCGTCGGCGGGCTGGCCCACGCGGAGCGCGAGGCGCACGGGTACGGTGTTTGGGCGGAGCGGACTTTGCCGCGGATCCAGGGGGAACGGGTGCTCGTCGATGGCCTTCGCGGCCGCGCGGAACTGGATGTGTTCCGCAAGGCGTTCGGGGACCATCTGACCGTCGTCGCGGTCCACGCCTCTCCGACGACCCGCTACCAACGGATGATGAAACGCCGCCGAATGGACGACGCGCCTGGCAACGAGGCGTTCCGCGGCCGAGACATCCGGGAGCTCGGCTGGGGACTGGGCGAGGTCATCGCGACCGCGGACGTCATGCTCGTGAACGAGGGCTCCCTGGAGGAGTTCCGTGGGCAGGCGCGCGCGACGTTGGAGCGGCTGCATGGCTAA
- a CDS encoding RNA-binding domain-containing protein produces the protein MAKLPVRWIEVRTYCHATEDEARVAQALDAVCPVGETVRESLEGHFGNPLLRLTRRVDDGKAIRSVWDRWTAAGLPQDIGRDLESRLDDDGILHFRIDKQAACLEKLALARDADTIDVRLKLMAFPAKRDVAKEVARSVLAGGP, from the coding sequence ATGGCTAAATTGCCGGTGCGATGGATTGAGGTCCGCACCTACTGCCATGCGACGGAAGATGAAGCGCGTGTTGCCCAGGCGCTCGACGCCGTGTGCCCGGTCGGGGAGACCGTGCGGGAATCGCTGGAGGGCCATTTTGGGAACCCGCTCCTGCGGCTGACGCGGCGCGTGGACGACGGAAAGGCGATCCGCTCGGTCTGGGACCGATGGACCGCCGCCGGCCTCCCTCAAGACATCGGGAGGGACCTCGAGAGCCGCCTCGACGACGACGGGATCCTTCACTTTCGGATCGACAAGCAGGCCGCCTGCCTCGAGAAGCTCGCGCTCGCGAGGGACGCGGACACGATCGACGTGCGACTCAAGCTGATGGCGTTCCCGGCGAAGCGGGACGTCGCGAAGGAAGTCGCCCGTTCGGTCCTTGCGGGAGGACCGTGA
- a CDS encoding aconitase X catalytic domain-containing protein, protein MRLTAAQRRLVDEGSPAQRTSMRLLLAVARLGNADKFVPITSAHVSGASYKMIGDPGLEFLEDFARDARVAVPTTVNPLGTDLAQWRELGVPETFAVKQERIAHAYEAMGVRPTYSCTPYDALPRPALGEHLAWAESNAVCFANSVIGARTNREGGPSALAAAIVGATPDYGLHQAEGRQPTVIVDVRTRPRGVDFSLLGLVAGERVGDGLPYFRGFRAAESELKWLGAALASSGSCAMFHLAGITPEARRARLRGLKVLSITRADLREAQRRYSDGEDADLIAFGSPQLSADELREVAALVDRTPPRIPVWVFTSRAAREARPDSVATIERNGGRVLADTCLEVTVLEHRFGTVATPSGKGAYYLPSLCHQKVILDDVRALLERFA, encoded by the coding sequence GTGCGTCTCACGGCGGCTCAGCGTCGGCTCGTCGACGAAGGCTCGCCGGCTCAGCGCACTTCGATGCGCCTCCTCCTTGCGGTCGCGCGACTCGGTAACGCCGACAAGTTCGTGCCGATCACCTCGGCACACGTCTCGGGAGCGTCGTACAAGATGATCGGCGATCCCGGCCTCGAGTTCCTCGAGGACTTCGCTCGGGACGCCCGAGTCGCGGTGCCGACGACCGTGAATCCGCTCGGCACGGACCTTGCGCAATGGAGGGAACTCGGCGTGCCGGAGACCTTCGCCGTGAAGCAAGAGCGCATCGCGCACGCCTACGAGGCCATGGGCGTTCGGCCGACGTACTCGTGCACGCCGTACGACGCGCTCCCGCGTCCGGCGCTCGGCGAGCATCTGGCCTGGGCCGAATCGAACGCGGTGTGCTTCGCGAATTCGGTGATCGGTGCCCGCACGAACCGCGAAGGCGGGCCGTCCGCCCTCGCCGCGGCGATCGTCGGCGCCACGCCCGACTACGGGCTGCACCAGGCCGAAGGACGCCAACCCACCGTCATCGTCGACGTTCGCACGAGGCCCCGGGGCGTCGACTTCTCGCTCCTCGGACTCGTCGCGGGGGAGCGCGTGGGAGACGGCCTCCCGTACTTCCGTGGGTTCCGCGCCGCCGAATCGGAGCTGAAGTGGCTCGGCGCCGCACTCGCCTCGTCGGGTTCGTGCGCCATGTTCCACCTCGCCGGCATCACGCCCGAGGCTCGTCGGGCCCGCCTCCGAGGGCTGAAGGTCCTCTCGATCACCCGGGCGGACCTGCGGGAGGCGCAGCGGCGCTACTCCGACGGCGAGGATGCCGATCTGATCGCGTTCGGGTCGCCCCAGCTCTCGGCCGACGAATTGCGTGAGGTCGCGGCGCTCGTCGATCGGACACCGCCTCGGATCCCGGTCTGGGTCTTCACGAGCCGTGCCGCGCGAGAGGCGCGTCCGGATTCCGTCGCCACGATCGAGCGGAACGGAGGCCGGGTCCTCGCCGACACCTGCCTGGAGGTCACGGTGCTCGAGCACCGGTTCGGCACCGTCGCGACGCCGTCGGGGAAGGGCGCGTACTATTTGCCAAGCCTGTGCCATCAGAAGGTCATCTTGGACGACGTCCGCGCGCTCCTGGAGCGGTTCGCATGA
- a CDS encoding DUF126 domain-containing protein: MRIRARPIAPGRATGTALVHPEPFSFVGGVDPSTGELLHPTPSASGGALAGRVFAFPHGKGSTVGSYVLYGLGRRGVGPAAIVNARAEAIVAVGAVLAGIPMVDRVDVGGIRSADRVTVDGDRGAVDLPDVRARPVVSAILRNRGRILIVRRSEAVGSFRGRWSAVSGYIEGREDPRDRAVREVREETGLRRLVLRATGQPVFARTDATVYVVHPFLFDVASRTIRLDWENTDHAWIRLEDLGRYDTVPRLADVVASVLPAAASVPTPPSPRPRDGVRRTRSPGRPGRPRARAASSAVHRRRTG, translated from the coding sequence ATGAGGATCCGCGCGCGGCCGATTGCGCCCGGTCGGGCGACCGGCACCGCGCTCGTCCATCCGGAGCCGTTCTCGTTCGTCGGCGGGGTGGACCCGTCGACGGGGGAACTCCTCCATCCCACGCCATCGGCGTCGGGCGGTGCCCTCGCGGGACGCGTGTTCGCCTTCCCGCACGGAAAGGGGAGCACCGTCGGGTCCTACGTCCTCTACGGCCTCGGACGCCGCGGCGTCGGACCCGCGGCCATCGTCAATGCGCGCGCCGAAGCGATCGTCGCCGTAGGCGCGGTCCTCGCGGGGATCCCGATGGTCGACCGCGTGGACGTCGGCGGAATCCGGTCTGCGGATCGGGTGACCGTCGATGGGGATCGAGGCGCCGTCGACCTCCCCGATGTGCGCGCGCGACCCGTCGTCTCCGCGATCCTCCGGAACCGGGGGCGGATCCTCATCGTCCGGCGGAGCGAGGCGGTCGGGAGCTTCCGAGGTCGCTGGTCCGCCGTGTCCGGGTACATCGAGGGGCGAGAGGACCCCCGGGACCGCGCGGTCCGCGAGGTCCGGGAGGAGACCGGCCTGAGACGGCTCGTCCTCCGGGCGACGGGCCAGCCGGTATTTGCCCGGACGGACGCCACGGTTTACGTCGTCCATCCGTTCCTCTTCGACGTGGCGAGCCGCACGATCCGACTCGATTGGGAGAACACCGATCACGCGTGGATCCGGCTCGAAGACCTCGGCCGATACGACACGGTCCCCCGACTCGCGGACGTCGTCGCGTCCGTCCTGCCCGCCGCCGCGTCCGTCCCGACGCCCCCATCGCCGCGCCCACGGGACGGGGTCAGGAGGACCCGTTCCCCGGGACGACCCGGTCGACCTCGCGCTCGAGCAGCGTCATCTGCTGTGCATCGAAGGCGGACGGGTTGA